The following coding sequences lie in one Xiphophorus maculatus strain JP 163 A chromosome 4, X_maculatus-5.0-male, whole genome shotgun sequence genomic window:
- the LOC106699986 gene encoding anionic trypsin-2-like: protein MALLKVLLLLLGLGVSVNSDVSLQKRIIGGQNCDDTERLYHVRLESSRGNERIRCGGSLIHPEWILTVTHCWKSEPGWTNIAIPKVHPRTVIQYNIRYNPVIYGQWHGIMLLKLQTPVTDVPVARLPDCSYRLKAGDAVQLAGEGATTTGPNNQRLPPDAAIPAHLQCVDMRVAHASQVHPTHGHLLYAEAPNKDICSGDAGAAAVYNDLIYGVISFAGTKACQRSTVILDVCGYLQWIKATTGIQ from the exons atggctctgctgaaggttctgctgctgctgctggggctgg gtgtttcagtgaactcagatgtttctctgcagaagagAATCATTGGAGGTCAAAACTGTGATGACACGGAGCGTCTTTATCATGTTCGGCTGGAGAGCAGCAGGGGTAATGAAAGGATCCGCTGTGGAGGATCTCTAATCCACCCTGAGTGGATCCTGACTGTAACTCACTGCTGGAAGTCAGAGCCAGGATG GACTAACATAGCAATACCAAAGGTTCATCCACGGACTGTTATACAATACAATATCCGATACAATCCTGTGATTTACGGCCAGTGGCATGGCATTATGTTGCTGAAGCTTCAGACACCAGTAACAGATGTCCCAGTTGCTCGGCTACCAGACTGCAGTTATCGTCTTAAAGC AGGCGATGCTGTTCAGCTGGCAGGAGAGGGAGCAACGACAACCGGTCCCAATAATCAGCGAT TGCCCCCCGATGCTGCTATTCCAGCACATCTTCAATGTGTCGACATGAGAGTTGCTCATGCTTCCCAAGTCCATCCAACACATGGGCATTTATTATATGCTGAAGCACCGAACAAGGACATTTGCTCT GGCGACGCTGGTGCAGCAGCTGTGTACAATGACCTGATTTACGGTGTGATTTCTTTTGCTGGAACAAAGGCATGTCAGAGATCAACTGTAATATTGGATGTGTGTGGATATCTGCAGTGGATAAAAGCAACAACTGGgattcaataa
- the LOC106699982 gene encoding trypsin-like, whose amino-acid sequence MALLKVLLLLGLGASVNSDVSLQKRIIGGYDCHDTERLYHVRLESSKGDNNYRCGGSLIHPQWILTASHCWQFGPGWHNIAVLKVHPRTAGQQNQVIRDNPVIYTDNGRQQGIILLKLQTPVTDVPLARLPDCRRRIKRGDAVQLAGEAATTTGPNNERLRNPAIPTHLQCVDMEIVRVSQVHQAHGHVFYAEAPNKDVCYGDSGGAVVYNDMIYGVISFGGPDYACQKPAINMDVCEYLWWIKQTIGLK is encoded by the exons atggctctgctgaaggttctgctgctgctggggctgg gtgcATCAGTGAActcagatgtttctctgcagaagagAATCATTGGAGGTTATGACTGCCATGACACGGAGCGTCTTTATCACGTTCGGCTGGAGAGCAGCAAAGGTGATAATAATTACCGCTGTGGAGGATCTCTGATCCACCCTCAGTGGATCCTGACTGCATCTCACTGCTGGCAGTTTGGGCCAGGATG GCATAACATAGCAGTGTTGAAAGTTCATCCACGGACTGCTGGGCAGCAGAATCAGGTTATCCGAGACAATCCTGTGATTTATACTGACAATGGCCGGCAGCAGGGCATCATATTGCTGAAGCTTCAGACACCAGTAACAGATGTCCCACTTGCTCGGCTACCAGACTGCAGGCGTCGTATTAAAAG AGGTGATGCTGTTCAGCTGGCAGGAGAGGCAGCAACGACAACCGGTCCCAATAATGAGCGAT TAAGAAATCCTGCTATTCCAACACATCTTCAGTGTGTCGACATGGAAATTGTTCGGGTTTCCCAAGTCCATCAGGCACATGGCCATGTATTCTATGCTGAAGCACCAAACAAGGATGTATGCTAT GGAGATTCTGGTGGAGCAGTGGTGTACAACGACATGATTTATGGTGTGATCTCTTTTGGTGGACCAGACTACGCATGTCAGAAACCAGCTATCAACATGGATGTGTGTGAATACCTGTGgtggataaaacaaacaattgggcttaaataa
- the LOC106699981 gene encoding trypsin-like: protein MALLKVLLLLGLGVSVNSDVSLQKRIIGGQNCDDTQRLYHVRLESSKGDNNYRCGGSLIHPEWILTASHCWQFGQEWTNIAVLKVHPRTAGQQNQVIRDNPVVYTHNGRQQGIILLKLQTPVTDVPLARLPDCRRRLKTGDVVQLAGEAATTIGHNNQRIRNPGIQAHLQCVDMRVVRASQLHQTHGHLFYAEAPNKDVCYGDAGGAVVYNDMIYGVTYFSGRDYVCQKPTAIFDVCEYLWWIKQTIGLK, encoded by the exons atggctctgctgaaggttctgctgctgctggggctgg gtgtttcagtgaactcagatgtttctctgcaaaAGAGAATCATTGGAGGTCAAAACTGTGATGACACGCAGCGTCTTTATCATGTTCGGCTGGAGAGCAGCAAGGGTGATAATAATTACCGCTGTGGAGGATCTCTGATCCACCCTGAGTGGATCCTGACTGCATCTCACTGCTGGCAGTTTGGGCAAGAATG GACTAACATAGCAGTGTTAAAAGTTCATCCACGGACTGCTGGGCAGCAGAATCAGGTTATCCGAGACAATCCTGTGGTTTATACTCACAATGGCCGGCAGCAGGGCATCATATTGCTGAAGCTTCAGACACCAGTAACAGATGTCCCACTTGCTCGGCTACCAGACTGCAGGCGTCGTCTTAAAAC AGGTGATGTTGTTCAGCTGGCAGGAGAGGCAGCAACGACAATCGGCCACAATAATCAGCGAA TAAGAAATCCTGGTATTCAAGCACACCTTCAGTGTGTCGACATGAGAGTTGTTCGGGCTTCCCAATTGCATCAAACACATGGGCATTTATTCTATGCTGAAGCACCAAACAAGGATGTATGCTAT GGCGACGCTGGTGGAGCAGTGGTGTACAACGACATGATTTATGGTGTGACTTATTTTAGTGGAAGAGACTATGTATGTCAGAAACCAACTGCAATCTTTGATGTGTGTGAATACCTGTGgtggataaaacaaacaattggacttaaataa